In Wolbachia endosymbiont of Aedes albopictus, one DNA window encodes the following:
- a CDS encoding Bax inhibitor-1/YccA family protein has translation MSYMRNEQDIRSQGVYYSAGLRSYLTKVYNYMALALGVTGLVAFLTVFSGLFQVIHSNPVLSLVIIFSPAALVIYMRYRIQHLSAQSAVTIFFSFSVLMGLSLSYIFIVYTAENIARAFFITSIMFGSMALYGNTTKRDLTSMGSFLIMGVLGIIIASIVNLFLGSSPLYFAISFISVIVFTLLTAYDSQRIKDVYYRYNDGSEVATTKLSILGATDLYFNFINIFLNLLRLLNLFNNRD, from the coding sequence ATGTCTTACATGAGAAATGAACAGGATATCCGCTCTCAGGGCGTTTATTATAGCGCTGGGCTCAGAAGTTACCTAACTAAAGTATATAACTACATGGCTTTAGCTTTAGGCGTTACAGGGCTTGTTGCGTTTCTAACGGTATTTTCTGGTCTTTTTCAGGTAATTCACTCTAATCCTGTTCTGTCGCTTGTGATAATATTCTCTCCAGCTGCATTGGTGATCTATATGCGGTATAGAATTCAACACCTAAGTGCTCAGTCTGCCGTTACTATATTTTTCTCGTTCTCAGTGTTAATGGGGCTTTCCTTATCTTATATTTTTATAGTTTATACTGCAGAAAATATAGCAAGAGCGTTTTTCATTACATCAATTATGTTTGGCTCTATGGCTTTATATGGTAATACCACAAAGAGAGATCTTACAAGTATGGGCTCTTTCTTGATTATGGGAGTCTTGGGGATAATTATAGCATCCATAGTAAATTTATTCCTTGGAAGTAGTCCTCTCTACTTTGCAATATCGTTCATATCAGTAATAGTATTTACTTTGCTGACTGCATATGATTCTCAGAGAATCAAAGACGTTTATTATAGATATAATGATGGCTCAGAAGTTGCCACTACTAAATTGTCAATACTGGGTGCAACTGATCTTTATTTTAACTTTATTAACATATTTCTCAATCTACTCAGGTTACTTAACTTGTTCAATAATAGGGACTAG
- a CDS encoding cytochrome c oxidase assembly protein — translation MFSFLRKGSKNSIVFFLISLVMLMLCLAYASVPLYSIFCKATGYGGTTRKVTNATISATDQKIRVHFNADIMSDLPWEFKSETNYVDVNIGEQSLAFYYAKNLSDQPSFGMAVYNVTPFKAGKYFNKIACFCFEEQMLLPKQKAAMPLSFYIDPEIMLDNNTKDLSEITLSYTFFKLK, via the coding sequence ATGTTTTCCTTTTTAAGGAAAGGTAGTAAGAATTCTATAGTTTTCTTTTTAATATCTTTAGTCATGTTGATGCTATGTCTTGCATATGCATCGGTGCCACTATATAGCATTTTCTGTAAAGCTACCGGGTATGGTGGCACAACAAGAAAAGTAACTAATGCAACAATAAGTGCAACTGACCAAAAAATCAGGGTCCACTTCAATGCTGATATAATGTCCGATCTACCTTGGGAATTTAAATCAGAAACTAACTACGTTGATGTAAACATAGGAGAACAAAGTTTAGCATTTTATTACGCAAAAAATCTATCTGATCAGCCTTCATTTGGAATGGCGGTGTATAATGTTACGCCTTTCAAAGCAGGTAAGTATTTCAATAAAATTGCATGCTTTTGTTTTGAAGAACAAATGTTGCTACCAAAACAAAAAGCAGCTATGCCCTTATCTTTCTATATAGATCCTGAGATAATGCTTGATAACAACACAAAAGATTTGAGCGAAATAACACTATCATACACATTTTTTAAGCTTAAATAA
- a CDS encoding SWIM zinc finger domain-containing protein: MRLYYKDIKNLLKESYLSSGRDYFNKGKVRNVSINKSHAKSEVVGSSVYRVKLECDGPFFSGKCSCPAFVYYGPCKHMAATGFALIDLDRKEYRSSMCPGYVDEQTLLERFLLKKTDKELISIIVRLGDQHPEIFEELEDREYEQFIQSELSKSENYI, from the coding sequence ATGAGATTATATTATAAAGATATCAAAAATCTTCTTAAAGAATCTTACCTCTCTAGTGGAAGAGATTATTTCAACAAAGGAAAAGTACGAAACGTATCTATCAACAAATCTCACGCTAAATCAGAGGTAGTTGGATCAAGTGTATATCGGGTAAAACTAGAATGCGATGGTCCATTCTTTAGTGGAAAGTGTTCCTGTCCTGCATTTGTGTATTATGGTCCGTGCAAGCATATGGCTGCAACGGGTTTTGCTTTGATTGATCTTGACAGAAAGGAGTATCGATCATCTATGTGCCCGGGATATGTTGATGAACAAACTCTCCTTGAAAGGTTTTTACTTAAAAAAACAGACAAAGAGCTCATTTCAATAATTGTTCGTCTAGGTGACCAACATCCAGAGATTTTTGAAGAACTAGAGGATAGAGAATATGAGCAATTTATTCAAAGTGAACTTTCAAAATCCGAGAATTATATATAA
- the tyrS gene encoding tyrosine--tRNA ligase, which produces MKHKSEFLNFIQERGYLYQCTNIEGLDQLLSENNHIVAYIGFDCTAPSLHIGHLMHIMMFRHLQKFGYKSIVLLGGGTTKIGDPSGKDKARSFLSIKDISENISSIKKTLKKMISFDDGKTGAVIVNNADWLDSIKYIDFLRDIGIHLSVNRMLSFDSVKTRLDREQTLSFLEFNYMLLQAYDFVELNKKHGCRLQIGGSDQWGNIVNGIELGKKLNLPELFGLTTPLLLNAQGVKMGKTESGAVWLDDNMLKPYDYWQYFRNVDDQDVGRFLRLLTDVSIDEIKKLESLKDQEINEAKKVLATEVTKICHGDKEAALALSAAVSAFENEDSSLLPDYIIKKEQVASGISLVDLLHDTDFEPSKGAAKRLIQGNGCKVNDNIINNVNYIINSESFKGQSFIKLSAGKKRHIKVVVG; this is translated from the coding sequence ATGAAACACAAGTCCGAGTTTTTAAATTTTATCCAAGAAAGAGGGTACCTATACCAATGTACAAATATTGAAGGGTTAGATCAGCTATTATCCGAAAATAATCATATAGTCGCATACATTGGGTTTGATTGCACAGCACCAAGTCTTCATATTGGTCATCTAATGCATATTATGATGTTCCGCCACCTACAAAAATTTGGTTACAAGTCGATAGTTTTACTTGGAGGTGGCACAACGAAAATCGGCGACCCATCCGGTAAGGATAAAGCAAGAAGCTTCTTATCTATCAAGGATATTAGCGAAAATATATCTAGTATAAAGAAAACATTGAAGAAAATGATATCTTTCGATGATGGAAAGACTGGTGCAGTTATAGTAAATAACGCAGACTGGCTGGATAGTATAAAATATATAGACTTTTTGCGTGATATAGGAATACATCTTTCAGTAAATCGCATGCTAAGTTTTGATAGTGTGAAAACTAGGCTGGATAGAGAGCAAACCTTAAGCTTCTTAGAATTTAATTACATGCTATTGCAGGCTTATGATTTTGTTGAGTTGAATAAAAAGCATGGCTGTCGTCTGCAGATTGGAGGGTCAGACCAATGGGGAAATATAGTAAATGGAATTGAGCTTGGAAAAAAGTTGAATTTACCTGAGCTGTTTGGCCTTACCACCCCTCTTTTATTGAATGCTCAAGGGGTAAAAATGGGCAAAACTGAAAGTGGAGCAGTGTGGCTTGATGATAATATGCTAAAGCCTTACGACTACTGGCAATATTTTCGCAACGTTGATGATCAAGATGTTGGACGTTTTTTGAGATTGCTCACTGATGTGTCAATTGATGAGATCAAAAAGTTAGAATCCTTAAAAGATCAGGAAATAAATGAAGCAAAAAAGGTCTTGGCAACAGAAGTGACAAAAATATGTCATGGTGACAAAGAAGCGGCACTCGCACTATCTGCTGCAGTCTCTGCTTTTGAGAATGAAGATAGCTCACTACTTCCTGATTACATCATAAAAAAAGAACAAGTTGCAAGCGGCATATCCTTAGTAGACCTACTGCATGACACCGATTTTGAACCTTCAAAAGGCGCTGCAAAGCGTTTAATACAGGGCAATGGGTGCAAAGTTAATGATAATATTATAAACAATGTTAACTACATAATAAATTCTGAGAGCTTTAAAGGTCAGTCATTTATAAAATTATCTGCAGGAAAGAAGCGCCATATTAAAGTCGTGGTGGGTTAA
- the rsfS gene encoding ribosome silencing factor, with protein MTNVSSDTESIKSMIVNIIDQNKGHDIVTFDVQNRTIIAKYMIITSGDSSRHVKALAEHVIKSLERHDKIDVEGMDEGNWVILNFQGIMVHIFRSEVREYYKIEELWN; from the coding sequence ATGACTAATGTATCCAGTGATACAGAATCAATAAAAAGCATGATTGTAAATATAATAGATCAAAATAAAGGTCACGATATAGTTACTTTCGATGTGCAGAATAGAACCATTATTGCAAAATATATGATTATTACATCTGGTGATTCAAGTCGCCATGTGAAAGCGTTAGCTGAACACGTAATAAAAAGTCTCGAGCGACATGATAAAATAGATGTAGAAGGTATGGATGAAGGCAATTGGGTGATTTTGAATTTTCAAGGCATAATGGTTCACATATTCAGGTCAGAAGTAAGGGAGTACTATAAAATAGAAGAGTTATGGAACTGA
- a CDS encoding ATP-binding protein, with translation MGKTLIYLIGFPGSGKFTTAKELCKIISAVIVSNNLFDNIIFDIVKLQDAEVPDDLWEKIFAVRENMLAILEKHYIKSKHYIFTNELIEGDSYDQKLYNSVVNLSKKMGVKIFPVVLHCNNEELVRRVQSEERHQENKITDSDFAMKKIEGKRLFIPEATLEIGNSNLSAKEVAKKIVEEMKKEKNGKLTKTSVTNHLKTERTRG, from the coding sequence ATGGGCAAGACTCTCATCTACTTAATCGGCTTTCCAGGCAGTGGTAAATTTACTACTGCAAAGGAACTGTGTAAAATCATTAGTGCAGTGATAGTAAGCAATAATCTATTCGATAATATTATATTTGATATTGTTAAATTACAAGATGCTGAAGTTCCAGATGATCTGTGGGAAAAGATTTTTGCAGTCAGAGAAAATATGTTAGCAATACTGGAAAAACACTACATAAAATCAAAACATTATATATTTACAAATGAATTGATAGAGGGTGATTCCTATGATCAAAAATTGTACAACTCAGTGGTAAATTTAAGTAAAAAAATGGGCGTAAAAATTTTTCCTGTAGTATTACATTGTAATAATGAGGAACTAGTAAGACGTGTTCAATCAGAAGAAAGGCACCAGGAAAATAAAATTACTGATTCGGATTTTGCTATGAAAAAAATTGAGGGGAAAAGGCTATTTATACCTGAAGCTACACTTGAAATTGGTAACTCAAACTTAAGTGCAAAGGAAGTTGCAAAGAAAATTGTTGAAGAGATGAAGAAAGAAAAAAATGGAAAATTAACTAAAACTTCTGTAACAAATCATTTAAAAACAGAGCGTACTCGTGGTTGA
- a CDS encoding RNA pyrophosphohydrolase: protein MLFNRQGHVFIGKRFDSDSYWQMPQGGVDDGEKLEQAALRELLEEVGTNKVKVITKSKDWIYYNLPEEVIPICWNGKYSGQKQRWFLMKFCGEDKDIDINYTDHPEFKEWRWQSTDSLVASAISFKKEVYKTVIEEFSSIIKASTISS, encoded by the coding sequence ATGCTATTTAACAGACAAGGACATGTCTTCATTGGAAAACGCTTTGATAGCGACTCTTACTGGCAGATGCCACAAGGAGGTGTTGATGATGGTGAGAAACTGGAACAAGCAGCGTTACGTGAGTTGCTAGAGGAAGTTGGCACTAATAAAGTAAAGGTTATAACTAAAAGCAAGGATTGGATATACTACAACTTGCCTGAAGAAGTTATACCAATATGCTGGAATGGAAAATATTCTGGTCAAAAGCAAAGGTGGTTCTTAATGAAGTTTTGCGGAGAGGATAAGGATATTGATATTAATTATACTGATCATCCAGAGTTCAAAGAGTGGCGTTGGCAAAGTACAGATAGTTTAGTAGCCAGTGCTATATCATTTAAAAAAGAAGTTTATAAAACAGTGATAGAAGAGTTTTCTTCTATAATAAAAGCCTCAACAATAAGCTCATGA
- a CDS encoding TatD family hydrolase — translation MIVDSHCHLIYFSDDEIPKVISRAEKNGVKVLHNICVSIDDVPKLLKISSSYDQIYSSVGIHPLDAAIENGECIHIDELVELTKNQKVISIGETGLDFYRSDNKDNQKKSFALHIEASRITGLPLVIHTRSADNEMIDMLRSEMKTGTFGGVMHCFASSKELAYQSIDLGLYISFSGIITFKNASLLREIAQNVPRELVLVETDAPYLSPEPYRGKKNEPAMVKYVVDCLAELWNESSDKVAEITTSNFFRLFTKLELQGNSIKPLICL, via the coding sequence ATGATAGTAGATTCTCATTGCCACTTGATTTATTTTTCCGATGATGAAATACCAAAAGTAATTTCAAGGGCAGAGAAAAATGGTGTAAAGGTTTTGCATAACATATGCGTAAGCATTGACGATGTCCCTAAGTTATTAAAAATTTCTTCATCCTATGATCAAATCTACTCCTCTGTTGGTATACATCCGCTTGATGCTGCTATAGAAAACGGTGAGTGTATACATATTGATGAATTAGTTGAATTGACCAAGAACCAAAAGGTAATTAGTATCGGTGAAACCGGGTTAGATTTTTATAGATCTGACAACAAAGACAATCAGAAAAAAAGTTTTGCATTGCATATAGAAGCGTCAAGAATAACTGGACTACCTTTAGTTATTCACACAAGAAGCGCTGATAATGAGATGATCGATATGTTAAGGTCAGAAATGAAAACTGGCACTTTTGGTGGAGTAATGCACTGCTTTGCTTCCTCTAAAGAGCTTGCTTATCAATCTATAGATTTAGGGTTATATATTTCATTTTCTGGAATTATTACTTTTAAAAATGCGAGCTTACTCAGAGAAATTGCACAAAATGTACCACGCGAACTTGTTTTGGTTGAAACTGATGCACCATATCTATCACCTGAGCCTTATAGAGGAAAAAAGAACGAACCAGCAATGGTAAAATATGTTGTGGATTGTTTGGCAGAGTTATGGAATGAGTCATCCGATAAAGTAGCAGAAATAACCACAAGCAACTTTTTTAGGCTGTTTACGAAACTTGAGCTACAAGGAAATTCTATAAAACCATTGATTTGCTTATGA
- the mdh gene encoding malate dehydrogenase: MTVQRKKISLIGAGNIGGTLAHMIALRELGNVVLLDISDGIPQGKALDIAESSPIDGFNSGLTGTNQYKDIENSDAIIITAGIARKPGMSRDDLLQTNAKVMKEVGENIKKYSPNAFVIVVTNPLDAMVSVVHKFSNLPANMVVGMAGVLDSSRFRYFLASELNISVEDISAFVLGGHGDTMVPLINCTSIAGIPLTQIIDMGLITQKKVDEIVERTRNGGKEIVDLLKSGSAYYAPASSAICMLESYLKDKRRILPCAAYLNGEYGVKDLFIGVPVIIGKNGVEKVLEVKMNDSEQEMFDKSVNAVKELFRLISKSMVL; encoded by the coding sequence ATGACAGTACAAAGAAAAAAAATATCTTTAATCGGTGCAGGAAATATCGGTGGAACTCTTGCCCATATGATTGCACTAAGGGAACTCGGCAATGTTGTTTTACTTGATATTAGTGATGGAATACCGCAAGGTAAAGCTCTCGACATAGCAGAATCATCCCCTATTGATGGATTTAATTCTGGTTTAACTGGAACTAATCAATACAAAGATATAGAAAATTCTGATGCAATCATCATAACAGCGGGCATTGCTAGAAAACCTGGAATGAGCAGGGATGACCTCCTGCAAACCAATGCTAAAGTAATGAAGGAAGTTGGTGAAAATATTAAGAAGTATTCTCCAAATGCATTTGTAATAGTGGTTACCAACCCTCTGGATGCCATGGTTTCAGTGGTGCATAAATTTTCAAACCTTCCAGCTAATATGGTTGTTGGAATGGCAGGAGTGCTTGATTCCTCCCGTTTTCGTTATTTCCTTGCAAGTGAATTAAATATTTCAGTTGAAGATATATCTGCTTTTGTGCTTGGAGGACATGGTGACACTATGGTACCACTCATTAATTGCACTTCTATCGCTGGCATTCCACTTACTCAAATTATCGATATGGGTCTTATCACACAGAAAAAAGTCGATGAAATAGTTGAACGCACTCGCAATGGCGGTAAAGAAATAGTTGATCTGCTTAAGTCTGGATCTGCATACTACGCTCCTGCATCTTCAGCTATATGCATGTTAGAGTCATATTTAAAAGATAAAAGGCGTATATTACCATGTGCTGCTTACCTTAATGGTGAATATGGTGTAAAAGATTTGTTTATTGGTGTTCCTGTAATTATTGGAAAAAATGGAGTTGAAAAGGTCCTAGAAGTTAAAATGAATGATAGTGAACAAGAAATGTTTGATAAATCTGTGAATGCAGTGAAAGAACTATTTAGGCTCATAAGCAAATCAATGGTTTTATAG
- a CDS encoding NADH-quinone oxidoreductase subunit C has protein sequence MDKTARHIQKKTKCECIQKDDGIIVIYSTLDEIEKHLSFLRDDEKCRFELLVDIFGVDYPNRGKRFELIYNLLSIVHNIRVHIKLQLCEGDMPPSIAKVFSTASWFEREVFDMYGIEFSDHPDLRRILTDYGFKGHPMLKDFPLTGYEEVRYDIEAKKVVYNPIDLPQDFRMLDSLSPWEGKTIKVNTKE, from the coding sequence ATGGATAAAACTGCAAGGCATATACAAAAAAAGACCAAGTGTGAGTGCATTCAAAAAGATGATGGCATTATTGTAATATATTCAACTTTAGATGAAATTGAAAAGCACCTATCCTTTCTACGTGATGATGAAAAGTGTAGGTTTGAACTATTAGTTGATATTTTTGGGGTTGACTATCCAAATAGAGGGAAGCGTTTCGAGCTAATATACAATCTGCTCAGCATTGTGCATAATATTAGAGTACACATAAAGCTTCAGTTATGTGAGGGCGATATGCCTCCAAGCATAGCAAAGGTATTTAGCACAGCTTCGTGGTTTGAGCGTGAAGTGTTTGATATGTATGGAATAGAATTCTCTGATCACCCTGATTTGCGTAGGATTCTAACAGACTATGGATTCAAAGGTCACCCAATGTTAAAAGATTTCCCTCTCACTGGTTATGAGGAAGTAAGATACGATATAGAGGCAAAAAAGGTTGTATATAATCCTATAGATTTGCCGCAAGATTTTCGTATGCTTGATAGCCTATCGCCTTGGGAAGGTAAAACTATAAAAGTAAATACAAAGGAGTAG
- a CDS encoding NuoB/complex I 20 kDa subunit family protein produces MTNQILSNDDWGRYKKEGFLVTKFGDLTDYVMNWARSGSLWPMTFGLACCAVEMMHTASSRYDLDRYGIMFRASPRQSDVMIVAGTLTNKMAAALRKVYDQMADPKYVISMGSCANGGGYYHYSYSVVRGCDRIVPVDVYVPGCPPTAEALLYGMLCLQNKIKRTQNIKHG; encoded by the coding sequence ATGACAAATCAAATTCTATCTAATGATGACTGGGGTCGTTATAAAAAAGAAGGGTTTCTTGTTACTAAATTTGGTGATTTAACAGATTATGTAATGAATTGGGCAAGATCTGGCTCATTGTGGCCAATGACATTTGGTCTTGCATGTTGCGCAGTTGAGATGATGCATACCGCATCTAGCCGTTATGATCTTGATAGATATGGTATAATGTTCCGTGCAAGCCCACGTCAATCAGATGTGATGATTGTTGCTGGCACACTAACTAATAAAATGGCAGCAGCATTGCGCAAGGTTTATGATCAAATGGCAGACCCGAAGTATGTTATTTCTATGGGAAGTTGTGCAAATGGTGGTGGTTATTACCATTACTCTTATTCAGTAGTCCGAGGCTGTGATAGAATTGTACCGGTTGATGTGTATGTTCCTGGGTGCCCACCAACCGCTGAGGCGTTGCTATATGGAATGCTATGCCTACAAAACAAAATAAAACGAACTCAGAATATAAAGCATGGATAA
- a CDS encoding NADH-quinone oxidoreductase subunit A: protein MSEYLTIVIFICVSIVVSFALGILPMFLAVSNPDGEKLSTYECGFNPLSSARKNFDIKFYLVSILFIIFDLEIAFLFPWAVSLSKISYGGFWSMMVFLAILTIGFIYEWCKGALEWE, encoded by the coding sequence ATGAGCGAATATCTAACCATAGTAATCTTTATCTGCGTATCAATTGTAGTATCTTTTGCTTTAGGTATATTGCCTATGTTTCTTGCAGTGAGTAATCCAGATGGTGAAAAACTTTCCACATATGAGTGTGGCTTCAATCCATTATCCAGTGCAAGAAAAAATTTTGACATTAAATTTTACCTAGTTTCAATATTATTTATAATATTTGACTTAGAAATTGCTTTTCTTTTTCCTTGGGCTGTTTCTTTATCTAAGATAAGCTATGGTGGATTTTGGTCTATGATGGTATTTCTTGCAATACTCACTATAGGTTTTATCTATGAATGGTGTAAAGGTGCATTAGAGTGGGAGTAG
- a CDS encoding HIT domain-containing protein, translating into MSNEVYDSNNIFAQILRDELPCEKVHENENVLAFRDKYPDAPVHILAIPKNQYISYDDFILKASEEEIANFFKTVREIAHKYNLEKTGYRLVTNYGENGEQVVPHFHVHILGGKKLGKHVNS; encoded by the coding sequence ATGAGCAATGAAGTTTATGATAGCAATAACATCTTTGCTCAAATATTAAGAGATGAGTTACCTTGTGAGAAGGTACATGAAAATGAAAATGTACTAGCTTTTCGCGATAAGTACCCTGATGCACCAGTTCACATTTTAGCTATACCCAAAAATCAATATATTTCATACGATGATTTTATTCTAAAAGCTTCTGAAGAGGAAATAGCAAATTTCTTCAAAACTGTAAGAGAGATAGCACATAAATATAATCTAGAAAAAACAGGGTATAGGTTAGTCACTAACTACGGTGAAAATGGAGAGCAGGTTGTACCACACTTTCACGTGCATATTTTAGGTGGTAAAAAGTTAGGAAAGCATGTAAACTCATAG
- a CDS encoding UDP-N-acetylmuramoyl-tripeptide--D-alanyl-D-alanine ligase, with translation MFKWNTNNIIDATGGTDVNVCNWIHSSNISTDTRNIKKGDLFIALKGKNFDGHNFLHEAFLKGAAAAIVSEGKYKNFPLVIVQDTLKALHDMASYYIRNVLVDAKVIAITGSVGKTTTKDMLHTVLSQYGVSHANEGNLNNNIGLPLTILKAPKNCQYLILEMGMNKVGEIKELSKISNPNIAVITNIEPAHTKNFSSLFDVAQAKLEILYGTKNNGTLVLNRDNKYYDYLSSHANRNIISFGKDKNAEVCLLDIIRNDDGLNLKIRLNNNQTINCNLRVQGEHFAYSLLAVAAVMQSLRLDLSKLPLALKNFSVTKGRGNIHKVKYNRKYIHLIDDSYNASPTSMKTAIKTLSTYSNQRKVALLGDMLELGDKSIEFHTDLVKIVTENNIDKIYTAGKFMLKLHELLPDSIRGTHFDDSNQLKSDLANIIQNNDAILVKGSRGMKMDLIVREFIIEY, from the coding sequence ATGTTTAAATGGAACACAAATAATATCATTGATGCAACTGGCGGAACAGATGTAAATGTTTGCAATTGGATACATAGCTCAAATATTTCAACGGACACAAGAAACATAAAGAAAGGTGATTTATTTATTGCCCTCAAGGGAAAGAATTTTGATGGCCATAATTTTTTGCATGAGGCGTTTTTAAAAGGGGCTGCCGCTGCAATAGTGAGTGAGGGTAAATATAAAAATTTCCCTCTCGTTATTGTACAAGATACCCTAAAAGCTTTGCATGATATGGCATCATACTACATTAGAAATGTTCTTGTTGATGCTAAAGTTATTGCAATTACAGGCAGTGTCGGGAAAACTACTACAAAGGATATGCTGCACACTGTTTTATCGCAATATGGAGTGTCCCATGCAAACGAAGGTAACTTAAATAACAATATAGGATTGCCTTTGACAATTCTAAAAGCTCCAAAAAACTGCCAGTACTTAATCCTTGAAATGGGAATGAATAAAGTTGGTGAAATAAAAGAATTATCAAAGATTAGTAATCCAAATATTGCAGTTATTACCAACATCGAACCTGCACATACTAAAAATTTTTCATCACTATTTGACGTTGCACAAGCGAAGTTAGAAATTCTGTATGGTACGAAAAATAACGGTACTTTGGTCTTGAACAGAGATAATAAATATTATGATTATCTCTCATCACATGCCAATAGAAATATAATAAGCTTCGGTAAAGATAAAAATGCTGAAGTTTGCTTATTAGACATAATAAGAAACGATGACGGGTTAAATTTAAAAATAAGACTAAATAATAATCAAACTATAAACTGTAATTTACGTGTGCAAGGTGAGCATTTTGCTTATTCGCTACTTGCTGTTGCAGCAGTTATGCAAAGCCTCAGACTTGATTTATCAAAATTACCACTTGCACTTAAGAATTTTAGTGTAACGAAAGGTAGAGGCAATATTCATAAGGTCAAATACAATAGAAAATATATACATTTAATTGATGACTCCTATAACGCCAGCCCTACTTCGATGAAAACTGCAATAAAAACTTTGAGTACATATTCTAATCAGAGAAAAGTAGCTTTGCTTGGTGATATGTTGGAACTTGGTGATAAAAGCATAGAATTTCATACAGATTTGGTTAAGATTGTCACAGAAAATAATATAGATAAAATTTATACAGCTGGTAAATTTATGTTAAAATTGCATGAGCTTTTGCCAGATAGTATAAGAGGCACGCATTTTGATGATTCTAATCAATTGAAAAGTGATTTAGCTAACATTATTCAGAATAATGACGCAATTCTAGTTAAAGGCTCACGAGGAATGAAAATGGATCTTATTGTACGGGAATTCATAATAGAATATTAA
- a CDS encoding complex I NDUFA9 subunit family protein — MTKRVIIFGGTGFIGKHIVRRLAAEGYLIKIFTRNQEKAACLKLCGNLGQISIFKGDFFDEKSVLEGMEECDVAINLVGILYEAKKHDFYAVHVKIAERIAKAAKMKNVPMMIHFSAMGIESSKLSKYAQSKLEGEKAVTSAFQEAIIIRPSLVFGKEDNFFNKFARLATILPCLPLIGNGTTKFQPICVTDLAEVVYRIISFSKQDKKIYNMGGPKVYSFKSLLKFILNVTNRKCLLINVSFPMAKLIAFFLENKIISMLLKPITGDTNPVLTQDQVKVMMNSSIEKSADLETMKVRPLAIENVVPEYLKIYRKY; from the coding sequence GTGACAAAACGTGTAATTATTTTTGGTGGAACGGGGTTTATAGGGAAACACATCGTAAGACGCTTGGCAGCAGAAGGATATTTAATAAAGATATTCACTCGTAATCAGGAAAAAGCTGCTTGTTTAAAATTGTGTGGCAATTTGGGACAAATATCAATATTTAAAGGCGATTTTTTTGATGAAAAATCAGTTCTAGAGGGTATGGAAGAATGTGATGTAGCCATAAACTTAGTGGGAATATTATATGAAGCAAAAAAGCACGATTTTTACGCTGTTCACGTTAAAATAGCTGAAAGGATAGCAAAAGCTGCAAAAATGAAAAATGTACCTATGATGATACATTTTTCTGCTATGGGAATAGAAAGTAGCAAGTTGTCAAAATATGCTCAAAGTAAATTGGAAGGTGAAAAAGCTGTAACTTCAGCATTTCAAGAAGCAATAATAATTAGGCCAAGCCTTGTATTTGGTAAGGAAGATAACTTCTTTAATAAATTTGCAAGACTAGCAACTATTCTTCCTTGCTTACCACTAATTGGCAATGGAACGACTAAATTTCAGCCAATATGTGTAACAGACTTAGCTGAAGTGGTATATCGTATTATCAGTTTTAGTAAGCAAGACAAGAAAATTTATAACATGGGTGGACCAAAGGTTTACTCTTTCAAAAGCTTATTGAAGTTTATTCTGAATGTTACTAACAGAAAGTGTTTGTTGATCAATGTATCTTTTCCAATGGCAAAGTTAATAGCTTTCTTTTTAGAAAATAAAATTATTTCTATGTTGCTAAAACCAATAACCGGAGATACGAACCCTGTGCTTACTCAAGATCAGGTGAAAGTTATGATGAATAGCTCAATCGAAAAGTCAGCTGACCTTGAAACAATGAAGGTTCGACCATTAGCAATTGAAAATGTGGTGCCAGAATACTTGAAGATTTATAGAAAGTATTGA